The Desulfonatronum thiodismutans nucleotide sequence AAAAGCCTTCGTATTCGATAAAGATTTTTCACGGTCTCCAAATAATCGTCATCAATGTGGCTCACGATAATCCCGATATCCAGATCACTATGCTCATGTTGACGTCCCTCAGCATAGGATCCGAAAAGGTAGGCATTATCAAAATTCAAATATGGCCTGACTAATTTCAAATACTCTTTTGCTAATGCGATAGCTTGTTCTTTATCCATATGTACAACCTCTCTGTCTTTTCCAAAATTATTCCAGCATAGTTTACATCAATTCTCTTTTTGACCAAATCTTTGTATTCTGGATACCGTGCCTGTACATTCAGAGGCTCAAGCTCGTCAAGAAAATCTGCATGAAATTCAGGTAATTCAGATAGTAGAGCAGTTTGACTTGCAAGATAAGAAAGGTTGTGTGTACGAGGAGGTGTCTTCTCATGTATCATTTGATAGTGTGCTTTCAATATTTTTTCAATAGACTGATGGCACATGAAACCGACATAAATGTATCGTCCAGAATCAAGCATTGCCCGAGCAGTTTGAAGATCATACTCAGAGATATCTATCCAATATTCCACCTTTTTGTCTTTATTCATCATTTCAAGCCTATAAGATTATATTTCCATTTAATTATTCAAAACCGTGTTTGCTCAATCCGGAATTCGATTCATTATTATAATACAACTCCACAGCATCCTTCAAATTAAAAACAGTTTCATCAACTGACTCACCAAAACTGGAAACATCCACGTTTAAACACTGTGAAACAAAGCATTTTCCTTCCTGGTAAACAACATATTTTAAATTTCTCATTTTATTCAATCTCCACAAGTATAATCACATCAAAAAACGCCATGAGTAGTACTGTATTTTTGAGTTTAAAAATCAACTCGATACCGCCCCAACCCATCCGGATACAGATCATCCCCTTCCGGCCAGTAAATGCCCCCCAATTCATCAACAGCCGCCTGCCGAAAATACCGGTACTGACGCAACCTCCAATATGCGTCGCGTCTCGCTATCAGGTCAGCCAGGTCAAGAATCAGCGTCCGCCAGTCATGCATGAGAACGCGAAGCTGAAAATCCGAGAGAGGCGTAACCTCGACAGCTTGCGGCCAGGGCGTTTTCACGGTTGATCTCATTCCTCTCCCCCGGCAATCACTTGAACGATTGCAACACCTTCTCATGCACAATGCCCTTCTCATTGGCCAGAAAGGTGAAAAACTTCTTCAAGGCCACGCTGATCTGCTCCGGCGTCGTGGAATCCCAGACTTTCTTTTTCCACCACTTCTTGAAGTGCGTATTGGCCATGCTCTGAGAAGGTTCGCGTCACTTTGGTATCCTTACTGCGAGGTAGCTGAGCATTGCCATTTCGATGGGCATGATTAGCGAATTTGGCGCCAGGACTTTCTTCCAGGCAGGGCCGCATCTCCGGGATTTTCCGTAACCACTTGCATCTCGCCGGCCTTGGAACCACTAAAATACTTATACTCGGCAATATCACCTAGAATAACCGCCGGAGTTTTGGAAATTCCAATATCAAGCTTCATGGCACTGACAGGAACAAATACGGATGTGAGCGTCGTGTCATCCTCGTTGATCAGAATCTCCACCTCAACATAATCCTCCTCATTGAACAGCAGATCCCCGCTTGGGTCAAAGACCGAGTAATCCAACCTCCCCCCCGTCAGGGCATCAAGCTCCACCACCCAACTTGATCCTCCAAAATCGCAAGGGTGCTCTGAAGGTGTCATGGTTGTGAATATGATCCGGCCACTGCGTAGCAAGGACGCACTCACAACCCTCTCTCCCCGCATTTGATCGGTGCCCAGCAGAATATCCACTGGAGT carries:
- a CDS encoding nucleotidyltransferase domain-containing protein; translation: MDKEQAIALAKEYLKLVRPYLNFDNAYLFGSYAEGRQHEHSDLDIGIIVSHIDDDYLETVKNLYRIRRLLDVRIEPHLFVANNDPTGFVDTVATTGLRL
- a CDS encoding HEPN domain-containing protein, which codes for MMNKDKKVEYWIDISEYDLQTARAMLDSGRYIYVGFMCHQSIEKILKAHYQMIHEKTPPRTHNLSYLASQTALLSELPEFHADFLDELEPLNVQARYPEYKDLVKKRIDVNYAGIILEKTERLYIWIKNKLSH
- a CDS encoding DUF2442 domain-containing protein is translated as MRRALCMRRCCNRSSDCRGRGMRSTVKTPWPQAVEVTPLSDFQLRVLMHDWRTLILDLADLIARRDAYWRLRQYRYFRQAAVDELGGIYWPEGDDLYPDGLGRYRVDF